A window of the Zeugodacus cucurbitae isolate PBARC_wt_2022May chromosome 4, idZeuCucr1.2, whole genome shotgun sequence genome harbors these coding sequences:
- the LOC105212525 gene encoding uncharacterized protein LOC105212525 isoform X2 produces the protein MEISWKFCGLALIYLMCSSRLVDTFTRLTNIDCKAFDKPFADFKSCRLHVPKRGEIALSLHVRLFQVPVNNVSINLSFFKKASGYRSFLYNVSADFCAFMANKKRYPFLNIFFDILLKESNINHTCPYSHDIIVKNLILRDEMFGRIPVPAGEYMFKLMVGAYNEWKADVKAYFSIRLNKRER, from the exons ATGGAGATCTCTTGGAAATTCTGTGGACTCGCGTTAATATATCTAATGTGCTCAAGCCGTTTGGTAGATACATTTACAAGACTGACAAATATCGACTGCAAAGCGTTCGATAAACCTTTCGCCGATTTCAAAAGTTGCCGTCTGCATGTGCCAAAACGTGGAGAAATCGCATTATCTTTGCATGTGCGACTCTTTCAGGTACCGGTTAATAATGTCAGT ATAAATCTCTCGTTTTTCAAGAAAGCCAGTGGCTACCGTTCATTTCTGTATAATGTTTCGGCCGATTTTTGCGCTTTTATGGCGAACAAGAAGCGTTATCCCTTTCTAAATATATTCTTTGACATTCTTCTGAAAGAATCGAACATTAATCACACCTGTCCCTATAGC CATGACATAATTGTGAAAAATCTGATATTGCGGGACGAAATGTTTGGTCGAATACCGGTGCCAGCGGGCGAATACATGTTCAAATTAATGGTGGGCGCCTATAATGAATGGAAAGCCGATGTGAAGGCTTACTTCTCAATACGCCTCAATAAAAGAGAACGTTAA
- the LOC105212525 gene encoding uncharacterized protein LOC105212525 isoform X1 — translation MYHIYFEMQVALQFYCLVIINSVLLLRPVNSFTKITNIQCSSLDKNFSDFGKCRLSVPERGVIAMGVHVKLFQMPVNNISINLSFFKKASGYRSFLYNVSADFCAFMANKKRYPFLNIFFDILLKESNINHTCPYSHDIIVKNLILRDEMFGRIPVPAGEYMFKLMVGAYNEWKADVKAYFSIRLNKRER, via the exons ATGTATCATATATACTTCGAAATGCAGGTCGCTCTTCAATTTTATTGCCTCGTGATAATAAATTCGGTACTTTTACTTAGACCAGTTAATTCGTTTACAAAAATTACCAATATTCAGTGCAGTTCTTTGGACAAGAATTTTTCTGATTTTGGAAAATGTCGACTAAGTGTTCCGGAACGTGGCGTGATCGCCATGGGTGTACATGTGAAACTTTTTCAAATGCCAGTGAATAATATCAGT ATAAATCTCTCGTTTTTCAAGAAAGCCAGTGGCTACCGTTCATTTCTGTATAATGTTTCGGCCGATTTTTGCGCTTTTATGGCGAACAAGAAGCGTTATCCCTTTCTAAATATATTCTTTGACATTCTTCTGAAAGAATCGAACATTAATCACACCTGTCCCTATAGC CATGACATAATTGTGAAAAATCTGATATTGCGGGACGAAATGTTTGGTCGAATACCGGTGCCAGCGGGCGAATACATGTTCAAATTAATGGTGGGCGCCTATAATGAATGGAAAGCCGATGTGAAGGCTTACTTCTCAATACGCCTCAATAAAAGAGAACGTTAA
- the LOC114804022 gene encoding uncharacterized protein LOC114804022, with product MFSSPFVHTFTKFTNIDCKAFDKPFADFKSCRLRVPKRGEIALSVHVRLFQIPVNNVSINLSFFKKASGYRPFLYNVSADFCAFMANKKRFPFINIVLDALLKDSNINHTCPYNHDIIVNNLVLRDEMFGRIPVPAGEYMFKLMVGAYNEWKADIKVYFSIRLN from the exons ATGTTCTCAAGTCCTTTTGTACATACGTTTACGAAATTCACAAATATCGACTGTAAAGCGTTCGACAAACCATTCGCCGATTTCAAAAGTTGCCGTCTTCGTGTGCCAAAACGTGGTGAGATCGCATTATCGGTGCATGTGCGGTTATTTCAGATACCGGTTAACAATGTCAGT ATAAATCTCTCATTTTTCAAGAAAGCTAGTGGTTACCGTCCTTTTTTGTATAATGTTTCGGCCGATTTTTGTGCTTTTATGGCGAATAAAAAGCGTTTTCCTTTTATAAACATAGTCTTGGACGCTCTTCTGAAGGATTCCAACATTAATCACACTTGTCCCTACAAC CATGATATAATCGTCAACAATTTAGTATTACGTGACGAGATGTTCGGTCGAATTCCGGTGCCAGCGGGTGAATATATGTTCAAATTAATGGTGGGCGCCTACAATGAATGGAAAGCGGATATAAAGGTCTACTTCTCAATTAGGCTCAATTAA